TACCCAAGGCCCGTCGTGAGGTGCTGGTGGCTACCTCTCGCGGCACTGGCGAGTTACTGCGAGCGGCGCTGGATGAGGGGGCCGAACGCCTGGTGCTGGCCATCGGTGGCAGCGCCACCAACGATGGCGGCGCGGGGCTGCTGCAGGCCCTGGGTGTACGGCTGCTGGACGAACACGAGAAGGAGCTGACGCCTGGTGGTGCGGCCCTGGCCAAGCTGGCTCGGATCGAACTAACGGACCTGCATCCCCGGCTGGCGGAGGTAGAGGTAGTTATCGCCGCCGACGTCGACAATCCCCTCTGCGGCCCCCAAGGGGCCAGTCACATCTTCGGCCCGCAGAAGGGCGCCTCACCCGCGCAGGTCCGCCAGCTCGATGAGGCCCTGGCGCATTTCGCGGCAATCACCGCGGCTACCCTGGGACGTGACGCCAAGGACCAGCCGGGCGCGGGTGCCGCTGGCGGCGTGGGTTTCGCCGCCCTGGCGTTTCTCCAGGCGACCTTCCGCCCCGGTATCGAGGTGGTGGCCGAACTGGTGGGGCTGGAGGCGGCGCTGCAGGGTGCCGACCTGGCGCTGACCGGGGAAGGGCGGTTGGACGGCCAGACCCTGAGAGGCAAGACGCCCGCCGGCGTACTGCGCCTGGCTCGCCGCCACGGCGTGCCGGTGGTAGCCGTGGCGGGTTCGCTGGGTGACGGGTACGAGGCTCTCTACGAGCAGGGCCTAGCGGCCGCCTTCAGCCTGGTCCCTGGGCCGCTCAGCCTGGAGGAGGCGCTGACCCAGGCCGAGGTATTGCTGGAGCGAACCGCCCGCGATATCGGTCGGCTCTGGGGAATGGCCAGACGCTGAAGCCAGAGCCTTTGGCTACGGGGCTGCCCGCCTTTCGCGGCTGGCAGGGCCGCGGGATTTGCCGCATGCTAGGCGTCCCGCTCCCGACCGACTGCCGCGATGATCCCGTCTGCCATCCTGCGTAACGGCCTGTTGTCCGCCTTGCTGCTGCTTGGGCCGCTGTGTTCCGCTGAGGCCGCCATTCCCAGTCTCAAACCCGCCAACACCTGCGTGCGCAGCGCCTTCGTGCTGCGTTGCCAGGATCGGCAGGGCGGTTGGTACGGGGTGGCGGTGCAGGGCAACGACACCCTGATGCGCGGTTTCGATCCGGTCTCCGGCCTGACCTGGGCCCAGACCAGTACCCGGCTGGGGCGGCTGCAGTTCTTCAGTGGTCTCACCAGCGATGGCCAGGTCTGGCTGGGTCGCACCCGTCAACTGGGCTGGAACGTGATCAGCCGCTTCTCCACGTCCCAGGGCGACCGCGCCCGCACCAGTTGCAACCGCGTCGCCGGGTGCGAGTGGCGTTAGGCGAGTGCCTGTTCGTCCAGCAACACCCGATTGCGTCCAGCATGCTTGGCGCGATAGAGCGCGGCGTCGGCGCGGGCCAGGGTGGCGGACCAGGAGTCGCCTGGCCGGAGCAGGGCGATGCCGAAGCTGGCGCTTACCTGGTCGAGTTGCGGATGGCTGGCGGTGAAGCGGCTCGGCACCCCGGCACGCAGGGCATCGATCAGGCGGTAGGCAGCGTCTCCACTGAAGCCGGGCAGCAGCAGGACGAATTCCTCGCCACCCAGGCGGCCGGCCACCCCCTGGCTGCCCAGTTCTTCGCGCAGATGCTGGGCGAAGCGGCGCAGTACGTCGTCCCCGGCAGCATGGCCGAGGCGGTCGTTGATCGACTTGAAATGATCGAGGTCGGCGATGGCTACCGCCAGCGGTTGTTGCCGCGCCGCGCCTGATAGCAGCTCCTCGGCCCGCTCCTCCAGTCCGCGCCGGTTGAGCAGGCCGGTGAGGGCATCGGTACGGGCCTGGCGGCGCAATTCGGCGGCGAGATCGGCCGATACGATCAACAGCGTCAGGATGCCACTGCCGATCATGCCCGTCGGCGTCCCGATCGACAGCACGATGATGAAGACCTGGTTGCCTACTTCACCACCCGGTCGCGCCAGCCAGGCGGTGATGCCGACACTGACGATGTACAGGCCGTAGAGCAGCAGGTAGCCCTGCAGGATGCGCGCGGTACCCCGGGTACGGCGCAGGGTCGCGAGCACGATGGCGATCATCAGGGCATCGACCGCAGCGGTGCCGATCCGCGAGAAGGTGCGCCATTCCGCGAGCTGGCCGTACCAGACGGCGGTGATCACCAGCAGGGAGCCGAGCCAGCAGCCGATGACCAGGCGGCTGTCGCGCCTGACCCGCAGGCGGAAGCCCCAGGCCAGGAGGGCGAAACTGGCAATGGAGGCATGGCAGGCCAGCATGGCGAGCAGCCCTTGCTGGGCGACCCACAGGCCACCGGCGATGCGCAGGCCGTGGCCAACGGCGGCGGCCATGAACGACAGGGCCCAGAGCGCCACGTGCCGCTGCAAGCCGAACTCGCGCCAGGCGACGAGCAGGCCGGCACCGAACAACAGGCTGATGACCACGATGCTGGAAGAGGTAACAAGCGTGTAAAGCATGACGAGACCGTGCGTTGGTGTTCGCTATTCAGATTAATCCTACAAATGACCAGAACCGTCCCGCGACTGACCGAGCGGTGCCGGGCGGTGGGCAGGCGGCCAGCGCTCTTTATCGAGCGCCTCGGTCGCCAGTCCCAGGGCACCTCAACGGCGCCCCGAGGGCTTGGATAGGGCGCTGACGGGCGCAGGCCGCGCGCCGTTCAGTCCCTGGGCGCCGCCACCTTGCGGATGGCCACGCGGCGTGGCTTGAGGCCGTTGCCTGGCGTAGCGGGCTCCGCCACGGGCTGCAGCCTGGCGCGGGCGGCGTGCAGCTTCTTGTAGCTCTCGATCAGCCGTAGGTGCCGGTCGAGGCCTTCCAGTTTCAGGCTGGTGGGCGTCAGGCCGTGGAAGCGCAGGCTGCCGTCGACCGAGCCCAGCACCGCGTCCATCCGCGCGTTGCCGAACATGCGGCGGAAGTTGGTCTCGTAGTCGGCGATCTGCAGCTCGTCGTCCAGCTCGACTTCCAGCACGGCGTTCAGCGCCTGGTAGAACAGGCCGCGCTCGACGGTGTTGTCGTTGTACTGCAGGAAGGCCTCCACCAGCTCCTTGGCGTCTTCCAGGCGCTGCAGGGCGAGGTTGATCAGCAGCTTGAGTTCCAGCAGGGTGAGCTGGCCCCAAACGGTGTTTTCGTCGAATTCGACGCCGATCAGGGTGGTGATGTCGGTGTAGGCATCCACCTCGCTCTCTTCCAGGCGTTCGAGCAGCGCGGCGAGCGCGCCGTCGTCCAGGCGATGGAGGTTGAGGATGTCCGCACGGAAGGCCAGCGCCTTGTTGGTGTTGTCCCAGATCAGGTCGTCGATCGGATAGATTTCCGAATAACCCGGCACCAGGATGCGGCAGGCCGGTACGCCCAGGTGCTGGTACACCGCCTGGTAGACCTCCTTGCCTTGGGCCGCCAGCAGGCCGAATAGCGTCGCCGCTTCCTGGGCGTTGGCGTCTTCCCCCTGGCTGGTGAAATCCCAGTCGACGAAGGCGAAGTCGGCCTTGGCGCTGAAGAAGCGCCAGGACACCAGGCCGCTGGAATCGATGAAGTGCTCGACGAAGTTGTTCGGCTCGGTCACCGCCTGGCTTTCGAAGGTCGGCTGCGGTAGGTCGTTGAGGCCTTCGAAGCTGCGGCCCTGGAGCAGTTCGGTAAGGCTGCGCTCCAGCGCCACTTCCAGGCTCGGGTGCGCGCCGAAGGAGGCGAAGACGCCCCCGGTACGTGGATTCATCAGGGTCACGCACATCACTGGATAGCGACCTCCAAGGGAGGCGTCCTTCACCAGGACCGGGAAGCCTTGTTCCTCCAGCCCCTGGATGCCGGCGACGATGCCGGGATAGCGCGCCAGCACCTCCGCGGGTACGTCGGGCAGGCAGAGTTCGCCCTCGAGGATTTCCCGCTTCACCGCGCGTTCGAAGATCTCCGACAGGCACTGTACCTGGGCTTCGGCCAGGGTGTTGCCCGCGCTCATGCCGTTGCTGAGGTAGAGGTTCTCGATCAGGTTGGAGGGGAAGTACACCACCTTGCCATCGGACTGGCGCACGAAGGGCAGGGCGCAGATGCCGCGCGCCACGTTGCCGGAATTGGTGTCGTGAAGGTGCGAACCGCGCAGCTCGCCGTCCGGGTTGTAGATCGCCAGGCAGTAGGGATCGAGGATGCCCAGCGGTAGCTCGTCCTGGCGACCCGGCTGGAACCAGCGTTCGTCCGGATAGTGCACGAAGGGCGCGTTGGCGATCTCCTCGCCCCAGTACTGGTCGTTGTAGAAGAAGTTGCAGTTCAGCCGCTCGAGGAACTCGCCCAGCGCTGAGGCCAGGGCGCTTTCCTTGGTCGCACCCTTGCCGTTGGTGAAGCACTGCGGCGACTGGGCATCGCGGATGTGCAGCGACCAGACGTTGGGCACGATGTTGCGCCAGGAGGCGATCTCGATCTTCATACCCAGGTCGGCGAGGATGCCCGACAGGGTGGCGATGGTCTGCTCCAGCGGCAGGTCCTTGCCCGGAATGTAGGTGCGGGTGTCGCCGTTGCCACTGGGCATCAGCAGCGCCTGGGCATCGGCGTCGAGATTGGCGACTTCCTCGATGACGAACTCGGGACCGGTCTGCACTACCTTCTTCACGGTGCAGCGGTCGATGGATCTCAGGATGCCCTGGCGATCCTTGGCGGAGATATCGGCGGGCAGCTCCACCTGGATCTTGAAGATCTGCGCGTAGCGATTTTCCGGATCGACGATGTTGTTCTGCGACAGCCGGATGTTGTCGGTAGGGATGTTCCGCGTCTGGCAGTAGAGCTTGACGAAGTAGGCCGCGCAGAGCGCCGACGAGGCCAGGAAGTAGTCGAACGGACCGGGCGCGGAGCCGTCGCCCTTGTAGCGGATAGGCTGGTCGGCGACCACCGTGAAGTCGTCGAATTTGGCCTCGAGACGCAGGTTATCGAGGAAATTGACTTTGATTTCCATGCAGGATTACCACGAAGAAGAAAACGAACTGGCGGGTATTATCCGGACAATTCCCTTCTCGCGATATCGCAGCGTGCGCCTTAGCCCGCCGCGCCCCGGCCCGACGGTAGCGCCACCCGGTCGAGCGGCTGCCGGGCTTCGGGTAGAATCGCCGGCCCTCGGGCCGCTTGCCCGCTGCCAGTAGACAAGGAACCCGCCGTGCTTTCATCCCAGGTCATCATCATTGGCGCCGGTGCCGCCGGGATGCTGTGTGCCATGAGCGCCGCCGCGCGCGGTCGCCAGGTATTGCTGATCGACCACGCCAACAAGGCCGGCAAGAAGATCCTCATGTCCGGCGGCGGGCGCTGCAATTTCACCAATCTCTATGTCGAGCCGGCCAATTTCCTGTCGCAGAATGCGCACTTCTGCAAGTCGGCGCTGGCGCGTTTCACCCAATGGGATTTCATCGCCCTGGTGGCCAAGCACGGCGTGCCCTACCACGAGAAGAAGCTTGGCCAGCTGTTCTGCGATGGCAAGTCCAGCGACATCCTTCAGTTGCTGCTGGACGAATGCGCCCAGGCCAGGGTGGACCTGCGTCTGGATACCTCGGTGAACGAGATCGCCCGGCTCGACGAAGGTGGCTATCGACTGCAGACCAGCTTGGGCCCGCTGCGCTGCGAGTCCCTGGTGATCGCCACCGGTGGGCTGTCCATTCCGACCCTCGGTGCCACCGGCTTCGGCTATCAGATCGCTCGCCAGTTCGGGCACAGCGTGTTGCCGACCCGCGCCGGCCTGGTGCCCTTCACCCTGACCGATCCGCAGCTCAAGGGGCTGTGCGGCGAGCTGTCCGGTACCTCGGTGGAGGATTGCCGGGTGAGCTGCAACGGCCAGAGCTTCGTCGAGAACATCCTCTTCACCCATCGTGGCCTCAGCGGCCCGGCGATCCTGCAGATTTCGTCCTACTGGCAGCCCGGCGATACCGTCAGCATCGATTTGCTGCCGCACCTGGATCTACCTGTCTGGCTGGCCGAGCAGCAGCAGACGCGCCCCAACAGCGAATTGAAGACGCTGCTGGCCGAGCTGTTCACCAAGAAGATGGCCGGCCTGCTGGCGGACCTGTGGTTCACCTCCAAGCCGCTGAAGCAGTACACGCCGGGCGAGCTGAAGACCATCGCCGAACGCCTGAGCGACTGGCGCCTCGTGCCGGCGGGCACCGAGGGCTATCGCACCGCGGAGGTCACCCTGGGCGGCGTCGATACCCGCGAGGTGTCGTCCAAGACCATGGAATCGCTGAAATCGCCGGGGCTGTACTTCGTCGGCGAGGTGTTGGACGTCAGCGGCCACCTGGGTGGCTTCAACTTCCAGTGGGCCTGGGCCTCCGGCTACGCCGCCGCCCAGTACGTGTAGCGTCCCGCGCGACAGGCTCAGCTACAGACGAAGGCGAGCACGCGCTGCAGCATGGCATCGCAGCCATCGAGTTGCGCCTTGGTGACGAATTCGTCGGGCTTGTGGCCCTGGGCCATGCTGCCGGGGCCGCACACCACCGTGGGAATGCCGGCCGCGGCAAAGAGGCCGCCTTCGGTACCGAAGGCCACGGTGCCGAAGTCCCGCGAGCCGCAGAAGAGTGCGACCCACTCGGCCGCCTCGCTTTCGAGGGCGGTATCCAGGCCGGGATAGCTGGACAACTCGGCGAAACTCACGGCGCTCTGGTCGCTGATGGCCTTCATGGCCGGTAGCAGTATCTCTTCGGCATGGGCCTGCAACTGGCGGATCACCTGGTAGGGGTCCTGGGCGGGCAGGGCGCGGATCTCGAAATCGAAGGCGCAATCCTGGGGGACGATGTTCAGCGCCTGGCCGCCGCCGATCAGCCCGGTCTGCACCGTGGAGAAGGGCGGATCGAAGCGGGCGTCCTGCCGTTCCGGCGCCTTGAGCGCCTCGCCCAGCCGGCCGAGTTCGACGACCAGGCGGGCGGCGTATTCGATGGCGTTGACGCCCTGGGGCGCATAGGCCGAATGACAGGCCGCGCCGTGCACCTGGCAGCGCATGGCCACCTTGCCCTTGTGGCCGAGTACGGGCTTGAGCTCGGTGGGTTCGCCGATGAGGCACAGCAGCGGCTTGACCGGACGCTGTGCCAATTGCTCGAGCAGGCCGCGCACCCCCAGGCAACCCACCTCTTCGTCGTAGGAAAGCGCCAGGTGCAGCGGGCGGCGCAGGGGCGCGCGGCTGGCCTCGGGTACCAAGGCCAGCAGGCAAGCCAGATAGCCCTTCATGTCGGCGGTGCCGCGGCCATAGAGCCTGCCTTCTTCTTCACTGAGTTCGAAGGCGGGCCGGGTCCAGGCTTGGCCATCCACCGGCACCACGTCGGTATGCCCCGAGAGCACGATGCCCGGTACGTCCGCCGGCCCTAGGGTGGCGAACAGGTTGGCCTTGGTGCCCTCGGCGTTGTAGATCCGCTCGTAGGGCACGCCGAAGCCATCCAGATAGCGGGCGACGAAGTCGATCAGCGCCAGATTCGATTCGCGACTGGTGGTATCGAAGGCCACCAGCCGGGCCAGCAGGTCACGGCTGGCGCTCATCGGTCGTCACCCGGCACGCCATAGCCCGGAGCGAGATCCGGGCGGACCGCCCGATCGAGATAGTCCTGCAACTGCGGCTGGTAGGCGCGCCAGAGATCGGCCAACTGGCCGATGGGGTCCGTTTCAGCCCAGTCGACGCGCAGATTGACGATGGGCCAGCTCGGCTCGCCCACCACCAACAGCGCCGCCGAATGCACCGGACCGGCTTCGCCACCGGCCGCCAGCGCCGCTTGCATGGCCTGCACCAGCCGCTCGGCGAGGACGCCAGGGGTCCGCTCGAAGGCTTCCACCAGGGCATCCACCACCGCAGGGCTGGCCAGCATGTTGCCGGCGGCCACGCAGTCCCGGCCGCTGCGGGCGTGATGCACGCCCAGGGTCTGGGCGCCGCTGTGGTGGGCACTGCGCCCCTGGCCATCGATCACGGTCACCTGGCGATAGTCGGCATAGGGATCGCCGGCCAGGCTCTGGACCAAGGCCTCGCTGGGTGCCAGGCCCAGGGCCAGTCCGTCCAGGGTGAGCGGCCCCAGGGCGGGCAGGGTGATGTTCTGCGAGCTGACGGCGCCGACCCCCGGCCGCAGCCAGGGGCAGCGGGCGCCCACGGCGATGCTGGAGGAACTGATGGCGATGCCGAACTGACCGGTCTCGGCGCCGCGGGCGGTGATGGAAAAGGTCATGGCGGGCCTCAGTCGGGAATCACGGCGATGACGTCGATCTCCATCAGCCATTGGGGCTGACCCAGGGCGGAGACCACCAGTCCGGTGGAGATGGGGTAGACACCCTTGAGCCACTTGCCGACCTCCTGATAGACCGGCTCGCGGTAGCGCGGATCGATCAGGTAGGTGGTGGTCTTGACGATGTGGCTCAGGTCGCTGCCGGCTTCCTCCAGCAGCTGCTTGACGTTCTTCATCGCCTGCTCGGCCTGGGCCCGGGGATCGCCCAGCCCGACCAGGTTACCCTCGAAGTCAGTTCCCACCTGGCCACGTACATAGACGGTGTTGCCGGCGCGCACGGCCTGGCAGAGGTCGTTGTCCAGGGTCTGGTTGGGGTAGGTGTCCTTGGTGTTGAACATGCGGATACGGGTGTGGGTCGGGGTGGCCATGGGAATGCTCCTTTTTTGAAGTAGGTTGGGCTGAGAGGGCTCCATCGTCGAAGCCCAACACGGCGGGCTCGACCTCGATCCTGTTGGGCTTCGCTGGCGCTCAACCCAACCTACGCGCCTGCAGGGGTTGGGCGGTCGTCTCGCCGCTGGGACGGTACTCTTGGTAGCGACGCTGGATGGCGATCTGGTCGGCCACGTGGCGCGCGTCGTGCCAGCAGCCCCAGATGAAGGCCGAGCCGCGGCGACTCAGCCAGGGCAGGCCGACGAAATAGATGCCCGGCTCGGCGCCGACACCGCGCTGGTGCCTGGGCTTGCCGTTGTCGCCGAAGGTATCCACCTGCAGCCAGCTGAAGTCGGTGGCGTAGCCGGTCGCCCAGATCACCGAGGTCACGCCGGCGGCCTGCAGGTCCAGCTCCTGCAGGGGTTCGCGGATGCAGGCGGCGTCCGCCACCCGCTCGCGGGCCGTGGGTTCTTCGGGCAGGTCCAGGCCATGGCGTTCGGCATAGGCGTCGGCGGCGTCGAGCAGGGCCAGGTAGTTGGCATCGCCGGCGTCGAGGTTCTGCTTGAGATCCGGGCGGAAGCGCACCACACCGTCGGCGAAGGTGTCGGTGAGGCCCACCAGGGTCATGCCGGCCTGGGCCAGGCGACGGAAGTCCACGGTGTGGCCGCCGCGGGCGCCGCTGACGGCGATGGTCACGTGCTCGCGGCCCGGCTGCATGGTCTCGGTGTCCCACAGGCCGAGTACGCCCAGCCACCAGCAGAAGTCGCGCCCGCGATAGGCTCGTGGCGGCCGGTCGTGCGGGCCTACCGAGAGATAGACGCGCTTGCCGGCGAGCAAGAGTTCCTCGGCGATCTGCACCCCCGAGGAGCCGGCGCCGACTACCAGCACCGCGCCGTCGGGCAGTTGCTGGGGATTGAAGTACTGGGCGGAATGGATCTGGTAGAGCTCCTCATCCTTTGGCGCGATGGCCGGGATGACGGGCTTCTGGAAGGGCCCGGTGGCCACCACCACCCGCTGCGCGCTGAGACTGCCCGCCGAGGTCTCGACCAGGAAGCCACTGCGGCCCTCCTGACGGCATACCCGGGTGACCGCGACACCGGTACGGATGGGGGCGTCGATCTGCCGTGCATAGGCCTCGAAGTAGGCGGCGATCTCGTCCTTGCCGGGGAAGCCGTCCGGCGGCGTCTGGAATTCCAGGCCGGGGAAGCGATCGTGCCAGGCCGGGCCGTTGGCCACCAGGGAATCCCAGCGACCGGTACGCCAGGCTTCGGCGATACGATTCTTTTCCAGCACCAGGTGTTCGATGCCCAGGCGGCCCAGGTGCTCGCTCATGGCGACCCCGGCTTGGCCGGCGCCTATCACCAGGGTGTCGATAGCGGTCGGTAATGTAGACATGAGGGTACCCTTCGGCCGCTCCGCAGGGGGCGGCCGTCATCTAAGAACCTTTTCAAAATCTGCTGCGCGTCGGCCAAACTGCGTTGAAAACGCCTTCGGAATGCTCATTTACTACTCGTAAACTCCGCTTCCTCAGGCGTTTTCGCCTTGTTTGGCTCTAGCTCGCGAGATTTTGAACAGGCTCTAAGCAGTAGGAGGGCGGAGCGCAGGGCTCCGCGGCAATCAATCCAGCACGGAGGGATCCTGCTGGATCATCAGTTCTTTCATCTCGGCGAAGTGCTGCTCGGAGAAGTCGGTGATGCCTTCCCAGGCCCGTGCGGTCTTCTCCGCGACCTCGTCGGACAGCACCTTGAGCGGCTGGCCTGTGGACCAGGCGGTGACCAGGATTTGGCAGGCGCGCTCCAGCGTCCAGATGTCATCGAAGGCCTGGCCAATGGTGGGGGCGATCACCATGACGCCGTGGTTGCCCATCAGCAGGCGTTGCTTGCCGTCGAGCAGCCCGGCCAGGCGCGCACCCTCCGCCTCGGTGTCGGCCATGCCGCCGTAGAGTTCGTCCACCGCGATGCGGTTGAAGTAGCGCGCCGTGTTCTGGTCGATGGGCGGAACGTGCGGCTTGGCCAGGCAGGCCACCGCCGTGGTATGGACCGGGTGCAGATGCAGCACCACCCGAGCCTCCGGCAGGCGGCGATGGATCTGCCCGTGGATCGACCAGGCCGTGGCATCCACATCGGGCCGCTCGGCGCCCTGCGGATCGTCCGCGTCGAGCAGCAGCAGGTCGCTGGCGCGTATGCGCGAGAAGTGCTTCCATTTGGGATTGATCAGGAACTGCTTGCCGTCGGCGGAGACGGCCGCGCTGAAGTGATTGGCGACCGCCTCGTGCATGCCGAGGTGGGCGATGACGCGAAAGGTCGCCGCCAGATCGATGCGCAGCCGTTCCTCATGAGAAGGTGCCATGGTCGTGACTCCAAAGGGGGCGTCCCAGCCGCGGGGACGACCGGTTAGAACTTAGGGCTTGGGCATCAGGGCGGCGATATCCGCCTCGGTGGGCGCCTGGAAGTTGTACTTCTTCAGCAGCGCGGCGTACTCGGGAGTGGCGCTGTACTTTTTCAGTGCCTCGACCAGGGCGTTCTTCACCTCTTCGTTACCCTTCTTCACGCCGAAGCCGTTGAGTACGGGGTAGATCAGGCTGTCGGAGGAGATCACCACGCGATTGCCGAGCTTTTCCACCAGGCCACGGGCCACGGCGGCATCGGTGATCTGCGCCTCCACCGCCCTGGACAGCAGCGCCTGGGTGGTCTGGGGGTCGGTGGCGTATTCGCTCACGGCAATGGGCTTGAGGCCGTTCTTCACGCAGTAGTCATCGGACAGCTTGTGTAGCTGCTGCAGCCAGGAGGTGGCACCCATGGAGCCGATCTTGTGGCCGCAGAAGTCTTCCGGTTTCTTGGGTTGATAGTCGCTGCCCTTGAGCGCGATGATCGATTCACCACTCTTGAGATAGGGGATCATGTCGATCACCTTGAGGCGATCCGCGGTGATGTACATCGAGGAGTTGACGATGTCGAAGCGCCCACCCTGCAAGCCGGTGATGAGGTTGGGGAAGCGGGTGTCGAGCGTCTCGACGGTGCGGCCCATGAGCTTGCCCAGGCCATCGACCAGTTCGATGTCGAAGCCTGCCGGCTTGTTGTCCTGCACGTACTCGTAGGGGAAGAAGGTCAGGTCGGAACCGGCGACGAGCTTGCCCGGCTGCAGGAAGTCGGCCGAGGCCAGGGTCGCGGTCAGGGCCAGGGTGGCGCCCAGCACGGTGGTGGTGAGGGTCCGAATCGAGGCGCTGCTGAATCTTTGCATGGCGATGCTCCTTGAGGGGATGGGAAAGATCAAACGGCGGCCTGGTCGAGCCCGGCCTGTTGGACGAAGAAGGAGGCGCCGCGCGGCTTCTGCGGCAGGCGCACGCTGTTGGCCACGCTGCGCACCAGGCCGCTTTCCTGGCCGGCCACCAGCACCCCGGCGTGCTCGCTGGGCAGCGGGTTCTCGCCGAAGGGCAGGGCGTCCTCGGCGGCGTAGACGCTGATGAACAGGGTGCGCGGCAATTCGGTCTGGTTGGGGCTGGAGGCATGCAGCAGGCGGGTGTGCATGAAGCACACCGAGCCGGCCGGGCCGAAGCAGGCCACGGGCTCGCCGCAATGCACGGCGACCACGCTGTCGTCCACCGATCCGGTGAAGCGACCGTCCTGCCAGTGCGACCACAGCGGGCCCTTGTGGCTGCCGGGGATGACCGTGAGCGGACCGTTCTCCGGGGTCACCTCGCTGACCATTAGCAGCGCGGTGACCACGTCATCGTTGCTGTGCGGCGTGAACAGGAAATCCTGGTGCCACTTCACCTGGGTGGCGGTGTGCGGCAGCTTCGAGTTGATCTTGCTGTGGTGGAATCTCGTGCCGCTGCCGCCGATCAATTGGGCGGCCACCTGGGCCATCCGCGAGGACAGTGCGACCTCGCAATAGGCCGCGGAGATTTCGGTGGGCGAGCTGACCCGGCGCAGGGAAGGGTGGTCGGGCCGGTGGTCCAGCTCCACGTCGAAGCGGGCGCGGCCATCCTGGGTTTCGCCCCAGGCTTCGGTGTGGCTGCGGCTCTCTGCCACCCAGCCGTCGAAATCGGCCTGCAGGGTGGCGATCTCGTCGGCGGTCAGCAGGTTCTCGACCACCAGGTAGCCGTCTCGGTGGAAGCTGTCTATTTGCGCTTGCTCGATCATCTCTGTTCTCCAGAAGCCAAGGGTGGGGGGTCAAGCCAGGGACACGTCCTTGAGGAAGGCCTCGACGCGCGGATGCTGGCCGTTACGCAGTACCTGGGGCGCGTCGTCGCAGACTACGCGGCCCTTTTCCATGAACACGATGCGGTCCGAGACCTTGAAGGCGAAGTTCATCTCGTGGGTGACGATCACCATGGTGATGCCCTCCTGGGCCAGGGTCTCGATCACCTGCAGCACCTCGTTGACCTTTTCCGGATCCAGCGCCGAGGTGGGCTCGTCGAAGAG
The window above is part of the Pseudomonas oryzihabitans genome. Proteins encoded here:
- a CDS encoding GGDEF domain-containing protein, which encodes MLYTLVTSSSIVVISLLFGAGLLVAWREFGLQRHVALWALSFMAAAVGHGLRIAGGLWVAQQGLLAMLACHASIASFALLAWGFRLRVRRDSRLVIGCWLGSLLVITAVWYGQLAEWRTFSRIGTAAVDALMIAIVLATLRRTRGTARILQGYLLLYGLYIVSVGITAWLARPGGEVGNQVFIIVLSIGTPTGMIGSGILTLLIVSADLAAELRRQARTDALTGLLNRRGLEERAEELLSGAARQQPLAVAIADLDHFKSINDRLGHAAGDDVLRRFAQHLREELGSQGVAGRLGGEEFVLLLPGFSGDAAYRLIDALRAGVPSRFTASHPQLDQVSASFGIALLRPGDSWSATLARADAALYRAKHAGRNRVLLDEQALA
- a CDS encoding OsmC domain/YcaO domain-containing protein, with protein sequence MEIKVNFLDNLRLEAKFDDFTVVADQPIRYKGDGSAPGPFDYFLASSALCAAYFVKLYCQTRNIPTDNIRLSQNNIVDPENRYAQIFKIQVELPADISAKDRQGILRSIDRCTVKKVVQTGPEFVIEEVANLDADAQALLMPSGNGDTRTYIPGKDLPLEQTIATLSGILADLGMKIEIASWRNIVPNVWSLHIRDAQSPQCFTNGKGATKESALASALGEFLERLNCNFFYNDQYWGEEIANAPFVHYPDERWFQPGRQDELPLGILDPYCLAIYNPDGELRGSHLHDTNSGNVARGICALPFVRQSDGKVVYFPSNLIENLYLSNGMSAGNTLAEAQVQCLSEIFERAVKREILEGELCLPDVPAEVLARYPGIVAGIQGLEEQGFPVLVKDASLGGRYPVMCVTLMNPRTGGVFASFGAHPSLEVALERSLTELLQGRSFEGLNDLPQPTFESQAVTEPNNFVEHFIDSSGLVSWRFFSAKADFAFVDWDFTSQGEDANAQEAATLFGLLAAQGKEVYQAVYQHLGVPACRILVPGYSEIYPIDDLIWDNTNKALAFRADILNLHRLDDGALAALLERLEESEVDAYTDITTLIGVEFDENTVWGQLTLLELKLLINLALQRLEDAKELVEAFLQYNDNTVERGLFYQALNAVLEVELDDELQIADYETNFRRMFGNARMDAVLGSVDGSLRFHGLTPTSLKLEGLDRHLRLIESYKKLHAARARLQPVAEPATPGNGLKPRRVAIRKVAAPRD
- a CDS encoding RidA family protein; the protein is MATPTHTRIRMFNTKDTYPNQTLDNDLCQAVRAGNTVYVRGQVGTDFEGNLVGLGDPRAQAEQAMKNVKQLLEEAGSDLSHIVKTTTYLIDPRYREPVYQEVGKWLKGVYPISTGLVVSALGQPQWLMEIDVIAVIPD
- a CDS encoding NAD(P)/FAD-dependent oxidoreductase, with translation MLSSQVIIIGAGAAGMLCAMSAAARGRQVLLIDHANKAGKKILMSGGGRCNFTNLYVEPANFLSQNAHFCKSALARFTQWDFIALVAKHGVPYHEKKLGQLFCDGKSSDILQLLLDECAQARVDLRLDTSVNEIARLDEGGYRLQTSLGPLRCESLVIATGGLSIPTLGATGFGYQIARQFGHSVLPTRAGLVPFTLTDPQLKGLCGELSGTSVEDCRVSCNGQSFVENILFTHRGLSGPAILQISSYWQPGDTVSIDLLPHLDLPVWLAEQQQTRPNSELKTLLAELFTKKMAGLLADLWFTSKPLKQYTPGELKTIAERLSDWRLVPAGTEGYRTAEVTLGGVDTREVSSKTMESLKSPGLYFVGEVLDVSGHLGGFNFQWAWASGYAAAQYV
- a CDS encoding DUF1028 domain-containing protein, which gives rise to MTFSITARGAETGQFGIAISSSSIAVGARCPWLRPGVGAVSSQNITLPALGPLTLDGLALGLAPSEALVQSLAGDPYADYRQVTVIDGQGRSAHHSGAQTLGVHHARSGRDCVAAGNMLASPAVVDALVEAFERTPGVLAERLVQAMQAALAAGGEAGPVHSAALLVVGEPSWPIVNLRVDWAETDPIGQLADLWRAYQPQLQDYLDRAVRPDLAPGYGVPGDDR
- the argE gene encoding acetylornithine deacetylase — encoded protein: MSASRDLLARLVAFDTTSRESNLALIDFVARYLDGFGVPYERIYNAEGTKANLFATLGPADVPGIVLSGHTDVVPVDGQAWTRPAFELSEEEGRLYGRGTADMKGYLACLLALVPEASRAPLRRPLHLALSYDEEVGCLGVRGLLEQLAQRPVKPLLCLIGEPTELKPVLGHKGKVAMRCQVHGAACHSAYAPQGVNAIEYAARLVVELGRLGEALKAPERQDARFDPPFSTVQTGLIGGGQALNIVPQDCAFDFEIRALPAQDPYQVIRQLQAHAEEILLPAMKAISDQSAVSFAELSSYPGLDTALESEAAEWVALFCGSRDFGTVAFGTEGGLFAAAGIPTVVCGPGSMAQGHKPDEFVTKAQLDGCDAMLQRVLAFVCS
- a CDS encoding glycerate kinase; protein product: MKIVIAPDSFKESLSAAGVASALTRGLRQALPQAELVECPLGDGGEGTLDAVLAATGGEVRQAQVTGPLGGSVEARWGWLAEQRTAFVEMASASGLELVPKARREVLVATSRGTGELLRAALDEGAERLVLAIGGSATNDGGAGLLQALGVRLLDEHEKELTPGGAALAKLARIELTDLHPRLAEVEVVIAADVDNPLCGPQGASHIFGPQKGASPAQVRQLDEALAHFAAITAATLGRDAKDQPGAGAAGGVGFAALAFLQATFRPGIEVVAELVGLEAALQGADLALTGEGRLDGQTLRGKTPAGVLRLARRHGVPVVAVAGSLGDGYEALYEQGLAAAFSLVPGPLSLEEALTQAEVLLERTARDIGRLWGMARR